A window of Syntrophales bacterium genomic DNA:
ACGAGGCCCACCGCAGCCAGTATGATTTCATCGACGGGTTTGCGCGGCACATGCGGGACGCGCTGCCCCGGGCCTCCTTCATCGGCTTCACCGGAACGCCCATCGAGCTGCATGACGCCAACACACGGGCCGTCTTCGGCGACTACATCAGCGTGTACGACATCCAGCGGGCCGTTCAGGACGGGGCGACCGTGGCGATCTACTACGAGAGCCGGCTGGCGAAGCTGGCTCTGGACGAGGCGGAGCGGCCGAAGATCGACCCGGACTTCGAGGAGGCCACGGAAGGGGAGGAAGTCGAGCGCAAGGAGAAGCTGAAGACGAAGTGGGCGCAGCTGGAGGCCGTGGTCGGGGCGGAGAAGCGCCTGAAACTCGTCGCCCGGGACATCGTCGATCATTTTGAAAGGCGGCTTGAAGCCATGGACGGCAAGGCCATGGTGGTCTGCATGAGCCGGCGCATCTGCGTGGAGCTGTACCGCGAGCTGGTGCGGCTCCGCCCCGACTGGCATCATGAGGACGACGCAGAGGGAGCGATCAAGGTCGTCATGACCGGTTCGGCCTCCGATCCGGTTGACTGGCTGGGGCACATCCGTAACAAGTCGAGGCGCGAATCGCTGGCGAAGCGCTTCCGGAGCGACACCGATCCGTTCCGGATCGTCCTGGTTCGCGACATGTGGCTCACCGGCTTCGACGCGCCGAGCCTGCACACCATGTACTTGGACAAGCCGATGCGCGGCCACGGGCTCATGCAGGCGATTGCGCGGGTGAACCGGGTTTTCCGGGACAAGCCGGGCGGGCTCGTGGTTGACTACCTCGGCCTGGCCCAGGAGTTGAAGGCGGCGCTGGCGACGTACACGGAAAGCGGCGGCACGGGGCGCACCGCCATTGACCAGGATGAGGCGGTCGCCCTGATGCAGGAAAAGTACGAGATCTGCCGCGGTCTGTTCCATCCTTTCGACCGGTCGAAGTGGACGACCGGGACGCCGGTTGAGCGGCTGGCCCTCCTGCCGGCTGCCCAGGAACACATCCTGAAGCAGGAAAACGGAAAGGACCGTTGCCTCCGCTCCGTGCGCGAGCTGTCGCAGGCCTTCGCGCTGGCGGTGCCGCATCCCGAGGCGCTCGGCATCCGCGACGACCTGGCGTTCTTCCAGGCGGTCCAGGCGGTCCTGGCCAAACGGGCGCCCGGGGATGAACGAAAAGAAGAAGAGATCGAACATGCCGTCCGGCAGATCATCGCCCGCGCCGTTGCGCCGGCAGGGGTCATGGATATCTTCGCCGCGGCGGGCCTGGCCAGGCCCGACATCTCGATCCTCTCGGAGGAATTCCTGGCGGAGGTGCGCGGGATGCCGCAGCGCAACCTGGCGGTGGAGCTCCTGGAGAAGCTCCTCAAAGGGGAACTCCGTACCCGCCGGCGGAAAAACGTCGTGCAGGCGCGCTCCTTCGCGGAGATGCTGGAGCGGACGATCCGCCGCTACCAGAACCGGGCCATCGAGGCAGCCCAGGTGATCGAGGAATTGATCCAGCTTGCCAGGGAGATGCGCGAGGCGAACGCCCGCGGTGAGGCGCTCGGACTTTCGGAGGAGGAACTGGCCTTCTATGATGCGCTGGAGACGAACGACAGCGCGGTGAAGGTGCTGGGCGACGAGACGCTGCGCACGATCGCGCGGGAGATCGTCAGCACCGTGCGGGCCAACGTGACCATCGACTGGACCCTGCGGGAGAACGTCCGCGCTCAGATGCGGGTGCTTGTCCGGCGGATCCTGCGGAAATACGGGTATCCGCCGGACAAGCAGGAAAAGGCGACGCAGACGGTGCTCGAACAGGCGGAACTGCTGTCGGGTGAATGGGCATCTACCTGAAAGACCATAACAATCCCCACCCTACCGGTAGATCGGCACGCTCATCCGCTCGATCTTCATCTGCTGCTGGGCGCCGAAGACGTCCGGGCTGCCGGGCGTGCCGGAGATCCGGTCCCGGTAGCGGGAGATCTTGACGGCGAAGCACGGGTCGGCGCGGAAGGTTCCCATGATGCGGTCTTCCGGCACGCCGAGCGTTTTCGCGATCGCCCCCTTCGTGAAGGCATTCGACCGGAGGGCCTGCCGGTATTCCTCCTCCGATTTGAAAAAGACGTCGTAGGTGATCGTGTTGATCCCCGCGTCCTTGGAGCGCAGCACCTGGATCATGTCGAGGAGCGGCCGGGATTCGACGGGCTCTCCCGAATGCGCCACCGGTTCGATGGCGTCCACGACGCGGTCGTCCAGGCTCCCGGGATAGTCCGTGAGGCCGATCGGCGCGTATGCGGGCCGCATCTCCCGGATCGGGCGCCAGTCCCGGCCGTTCGCCTCGAACAGCCGGATCGGAAACAGGTGCTCCCGGATCGCCTCCTCATTGTTCCAGAGGTGAAAGACGCTCCAGGCGTAGCTGTCGGCTCCTTCCAGACGGAGGAAGGACGGACGGCCCGGGTCACGGTACGCCTCCGCCTGCTTCAGGTCCTCTTCGTGACGCCTTGCGGCCTCCTCGGCGGTCTCCTCCACTGTCTCAAGAAACAGCAGCGGCTTCTCCGGGCCGGCGATGATGAAATCGACGGTGCACCCCGCGTAGATGGCCGGGTACTCCTCTTTGGCGAGGGCCAGGATCTTCCGGAAAATGTCTTCCCTCTGCTCGATGAAGCGCGGCTCCCTCGTCCCCGCCAGGACGAGAGCGGTATGGGTGCCGTCCGCTTCCCGGAAGACGACCTCGCTGGGCGACATGGGAAACGCCAGGTTTCCCGCTGTCGTGATGCGGCCGGGATACCCGAAGTGCAGCATGAAGCCCTTCAGGACCGTAGAGAGCGCCTCGACGCCGTCCCTGTCGGGTCCGCTGACCTTGAGCAGGATGCCGATCTCCTGTTCTCCCGGGAGGAGGCGGCTTCGCTCCACGGCGTTCAGGCCATAGACGAGGTGCCGGTCGAGGAAGGGATCGCGGGAGAGGGCGGCTTCCCCTTTCAGGGGCAGGAAAGAGACCAGCCTTTTGCCGATCTTCCGGCTGCCCTCGATCTTGACGGTAAGCGGGCTGTGCACGAAGGCGGCGTTCCGAATTCCGGCGGTCCGGTCGCTGTCCTGGAAATACTCCGTCCGCTGCATGACCAGGACGCCCTCGGGGTAATACTGCAGGCAGGGGTGGCTTTCTTCGTAGAGCGCGTGGGCGGCGACGGAATAGACCGTGGCCTTCCGCTCGGGGTTCGGGGGGATGAAGACGACGCTTCCGTCGTCCCGGAACTCTGCAATCAGGTAGTCGCTGGCCGAGCCGGGATCGCAGGCGATGGCGCCGCATTCCAGGATGTGGGCCGCCTGGAAGGCCAGGCCCGGGTCGATCCCGCGCCGGACCGGGTCCGCGGCGAAGATGGACACGTCGCAGGAGCGGCCGCAGAGAACGATCTGCGCCCCCGCATCGAGGGCGGTGATGTACGGGGCGATGCCCATCTGGGCGACCAGACGGCTGTTCCGTACATCGTCCTCGGTCAGCGCCGGTATGGACCCCAGGGGACGCAGCTCGTCGATGCGGCCGATCAGCAGCCTGTTATCCACGTGCCCGTCCACGACAGCCACCCGGAGGCCCCTCGCGTTCTCCTCCTCGAAGATTTCCCGGATGAGCTCCAGCATGAAGGCCAGGTGGGGCTCGTCGCCGGCGAGGCCGAGGCTGCCGATGAGGAGCGGGCAGTTCATCCGGAGGGCGGCCCGGAGGAGCAGGGTGAAGTCGCGTTTCAGGGACGCCGGCTTCATGTAGGATTTCCCCGTTCCCAGGTAATAGGGGCCCGGGTCCATGGAGCCCGCGTCGGCCCCTATGAGGTCGATCTTCATCTTCATGGCTTCTTCCCAGGAGGATTCGGGACAGCTGTAGCCCAGCTTGGATGCCAGGATGCGGTAGCTCATGATGTCTCCTTTCGTTTCACGATGGCTCGGGTGGATTCGCCGTATTATCCTTCCGAAGGTCCGGCCGGCGGTTGAAAACGGGTCACCGCCCTTTTCGAAACGTGGCATGAAGGTCAGGGATCACGATATAGGACCGTTTGGCGAATTGCGCAACGGGTTTGCTTTTGGGCGTCTCGATCTGCGAGCGGTGTGACGGAGGCGATCGCCGTCCCTGAAGACATCAGGCATCCCCGTAGCCCATCGGATGGGCCTGCCGCCAGAGCCAGGCGCTCTCGATGATGTCATCGAGGCCGGAGTGCTTCGGTTCCCAGCCCAGTTCCCTGCGGATGCATTCGCTCCCTGCCACGAGGATTGCGGGGTCGCCGGGACGGCGGGGTTCCTCCGCAACGGGGACGGGGTGGCCCGTCACCCGGCGGGCGGCCTCGATGACCTGCCGGACGGAATATCCCTGGCCGTTACCCAGGTTGTAGCGCAGGGAACGGTTGCTTCCCAGGGCCTCCAGGGTCAGGAGGTGCGCATCGGCCAGGTCCTCGACATGAATGTAGTCCCGGATGCAGGTTCCGTCCGGGGTCGGATAGTCCGTCCCGAAAACCTTGATGTGGGGACGCTTTTCCAGGGCCGCGTCCAGCACCAGAGGGATCAGGTGGGTCTCGGGGCGGTGGTCTTCCCCAAGGCGGTCGGAGCAGCCGGCGGCGTTGAAGTAGCGGAGGACGGCGAAGCGCAGGTCCCGCTGCCGGTCCAGCCAGTCCAAAGCCTGCTCCACCATGAGCTTGGCCTGGCCGTAGGCGTTGGTGGGCTTCTGGGGGTGGGACTCGTCGATCGGCGTGTAGCGGGGTTCGCCATACGTGGCGGCGGTGGAGCTGAAGACGAATGTCCCGATTCCCGCCCGGAGCATCGCCTCCAGGAGGATCATGGTCCGGGCGGTGTTGTTTACAAAAAATCGTTCCGGGAAGGCCATGGATTCGCCGGCCTCGATATAGGCCGCGAAATGCATGACCGCGTCTACGTGCCCCTCGCCGAAGATCCGTGACAGAAGATCCATGTCGCCGCAGTCTCCACGGACGAAGGCCGCTTCGGGGCGGACCGCCAGTCGGTGGCCCTTCTCCAGCGTGTCCAGCACGGTGACCCGGTGGCCTTCCCGGATCAGCAGGTCGACGACATGGCTCCCGATGAATCCGGCTCCACCGGTGACGAGAACGTGCATTCGGAACTCCCGGAGTAATCCTGCCGCTGTTTATAGTGAATCTCGGAGCATTCCCGAAGCCTTGCAGCAGCCTGCTCCGCCGTCATATCGCGCCCGGGCATGCCGAGCATTTCAAAGCCCACCATGAATTTCCGAACCGTGGCGCTCCTGAGGAGTGGCGGATAGAAATGAAGATGGAGCACCCATTCGGGGTGTTCCTCTTCGTCGAAAGGCGCTTGGTGGAAGCCCATGCTGTAGGGAAAACTGATTTCGAACAGGTTGTCGTAGCGGGTGGTCACACGCTTGAGGAGATCCGCCAGGGCCAGCCGCTCCACCGCCTCCAGTTCCTGCAGGCGGGACACGGGACGGCGCGGGATAAGCAGCGTCTCGAAGGGCCAGAGCGCCCAGAAGGGAACCATGGCCGTCCAGTGCTCGTTTTCCGCCACGATGCGAACTCCGGCGGTCCTCTCCTGGATCAGCACGTCCAGCAGCAGGGGACGGCCGTGGGTCTGAAAATACTGCCGCTGGCAAAGAAACTCCTTGGCGGGCTCCGTGGGGATATGCTCCGTGGCCCAGATCTGGCTGTGGGGGTGGGGATTCGAACAGCCCATGATTTCGCCTTTGTTCTCGAAGATCTGGACGTAACGGATGGAATCCCGGGCGCCCAGGATGGCGGATTCGTCAGTCCAGGCGGCGAGAACGGCCTCGATCTCCTCGATGCCGAGTTCCGGCAGGCTGAGATCGTGGCGCGGGGAAAAGCACACGACCCGGCAGACTCCCCCTTCCGCCTCCGCCGACAGCAGGCCGTATTCGTATCGCTCGGGCCGTCGGTGCAGCCTGGGCTGGAGTGCCGCAAAATCGTTGTCGAAGGCGAATGTCCCTTCATACGTCGGATTCATGCGGCCTCCCGCCCGGGCGTTGCCGGGGCAGAGATAGCAATTCGGATCGTAGGCCGGGCGGCCGACCTCGGGGATTTTTTCCCGGAGTCCCTGCCAGGGACGCTGATCGCGATTGGGACTCACCAGGATGGATTCGCCGGTCAGGACATTGAGCCGGCGATGGGAGCGGTCTGAGAACATCAGGTTTCCTCCGTTGTACCGTTGTCGATGCGGCAGATGTGGATGACGGGAGATTTCTTCAGGCGGTCGCGGAAAACGGCCGCCATGGCCTCCCGGAAGCGGCCCAGGGCGGTTTCCTCCACCAGGTTGATCGTGCAGCCGCCGAACCCCCCGCCCATCATGCGGCTCCCCAGGACGCCCGGCACCGCCATGGCCGCCTCCGCCAGGATGTCGATCTCCGCGCAGGAAACCTCGTATTCGTCGCGCAGGCCCCTGTGGGTTGCGTTCATGAGGGTACCGACGGCCTGCAGATCGTTCCGTTCCAGGGCCTCGCAGACCTCCAGTACACGCCGGTTTTCCTCCATGATATAGCGGCATCGCCTGTATACCCGGGGATCCAGGCGATGCCGGACCGCCTCCAGCATGTCCGGAGTGGCATCCCGGAGACTCCAGACTTCCGGGAAAGCCTCCGCCAGCACGGTTACGCCCGCCTCGCACTGGGCCCGTCGCAAATTGTATTCGCTGTTCCGGAGAGTTCGCCGGACCTGCGAGTCGCACAACACAACGCGTACGTCGCTCCGCTTGAAGGGCACATATCTGTGGCTGTAGCTCCTGCAGTCCAGATGAATCAGGGAATCCTTCCTCCCAAGCATGGATGCGAACGGATCCATGATTCCACAGGCCACGCCCACAAAGCGGTTCTCTGCCCGCTGGCAGAGACGGGCCAGGGCCACGGGATCCATGACCAGGCCGTAAAGCGCGTTGAGGGCGAAGGCGAGGCTGCATTCCAGGGCGGCGGAAGAGGACATGCCGCTTGCGATGGGTACGTTTCCCCCGAATGCACAGTCCACTCCCTGGACCTTCCGGCCGTCCGCAGCCAGCTCAGCATAGATTCCCAGGAGATAATTGGCCCAGTGAGACTCGGAATGGGAGAGTTTGTCCAGGTTCAATACCAGGGTATCGTTCAGGTCCACGCTGTAGAAACGGCAGAAGCGGTCCCGGCGGGGACTTGCAGCAAGCCAGATGGCCCGGTCCACGGCGCCTGGCAGGGCGAAGCCCAGATTGTAGTCCGTGTGCTCGCCGATGAGGTTCACGCGGCCGGGGCTGCGAACCACAATGGCAGGCTCTCCGAAGTGGCGGCGGAAGGCCTCGCGAATTCGCCCGGCTTGATCCCCGGCGGCCATGGACGGATGATTTCCGGGAGAGAGGGCCTGAAGCTCCATCATCGCATCACCGCCGACTGGTTGTGCTGCTTGAACTGATCCAGGAGGATGGCGATGATCAGAATGGAGCCCCGGACTACGTACTGATAGAAGGTTTCGACGTTCAGCAGGTTGAGTACGTTCTGGACCGTTCCCATGATGAGGACGCCCGCGAGCAGCCCTTCGATCGTGGCGATGCCGCCCAGCAGGGAGACGCCGCCGAGAACACACGCCGCGATCACATCCAGCTCCAGCCCCAGGGCGACGTTTGGCTGCCCGCTCGTCATGCGGGACGACAGGATGACTCCGGCGATTCCGCAGACGAACCCCTGCAGGGTGAACGCTGCGTTCTTCATCCGGGAGACATTTATTCCCGCCAGGCGGGACGCTTCCTTGTTGCCGCCGATGGCCAGGATGTTTTTCCCGTAGGATGTGCAGTTCAGCAGGATTCCGAACACGATGAAAATCAGGATGGTGATCCAGATTGGGTTGGGAATCCCGAGAACCGACTCGTTGCCCAGGGCAAAGAACTCCGGGACGGTGATACCGATGGCGATGCCGTCGGAAACGATCATGGCTCCGCCCCGGACGATCTGCATGGTCGCCAGGGTGCAGATCAGGGGGTTCAGGTTGAAGACGGCGATCAAAGTGCCGTTCAGCAGCCCCACGGCCCCCCCGCCGATCACTCCCGCCAGGGCCCCGATATAGACATCGCCGGTCTGGTTGATGACCGTGGCGGCGATGATGCCGGAAAACGCGACAATGGAGCCAACGGAGAGATCCAGGTCTCCGGCGGCGAGGATGAACATCATGGTGCAGGCGATCATGCCGATCGTCGTGATGGACAAGGCCAGTCCGATCATGTTCCGCAGGGTGAAGAAGTAGGGCACGAAGACCGAGCATGCGATGAACATGACGACATAGACCACCACCATTCCGGAGTTCGCCCAGATGTTCTTAAAAAACCCGTTGATCCGCGTCTTCTTCAAATCCCATACGGCCGCTGCCGATTCCGCCTGTTGTTCAATGATTCTGTTCATAAAGCGAATAACCTCGATTATCCTTTGGGTAATGCCATCGAAAGAAGGGTCTCCTCGCTGACATCTTTCCGGTCCACTTCACCGACGATGGTGCCGCCGCACATGACCACGACCCGGTCGGCGACGCCCATCACTTCCGGCAGGCTGCTGGAAGCAAAAATGACCGTTTTCCCTTCTTCCGCCAGTCCGTACATGATCTGGTAGATTTCGTACTTCGATCCGACGTCGATGCCGCGGGTAGGCTCGTCCAGCAGGAAGACGTCGACTTTTTCGCTGAGCCATCGCGCCAGGATGGCTTTCTGCTGGTTTCCGCCGGAGAGGTTGCCGATGAACTGGTCTCTCGACGTAGTCCGGATGTGGAGCTTTTCGATGTAGCTGTCCGCCCGCTCCTGCTCGCGCCGCTTGTTGAGGAAAAGGCCGAGATTCAGGAAGTGCCGTCGGGAACTGATGTTGATGTTTTCGCTCAGGGAGCGGACGGCGATGATTCCCTCGTATTTTCTGTCTTCCGGGCAGAGGCACAGGCCCTGATTAATGGCTGAAAAGGGATTGTTGACGGCGATGGGTTTGCCGTTGACTTGAATTTCGCCGCATCGCTTCTCGATGGCGCCGAAGATGTTCTTCATCAGCTCCGTCCGGCCCGAACCGCTCAGGCCGAAGAAGCCGACGATTTCACCACGCGCCGCGGAAAAGGAAGACTTTTCCCTGATCCCGGGGCCTTGAAGACCGGTTACCGCAAACAGCGTGGCACCT
This region includes:
- a CDS encoding type I restriction endonuclease subunit R, yielding MTTFTESVVEEAALAWLEGVGWTVRHGVGIAPGEPGAERSDYGQVVLEGRLRDALARLNPELPTETLEDAFRRLTRPEGADLVARNRHMHRLLVDGVTVEYRTAAGEIRGAQARVIDFDRAEANDWLAVNQFSVVENKRNRRPDVVFFLNGLPLAVMELKNPADEEATVRTAYRQIQTYKTEIPSLFAANALLVVSDGVEARVGTLTAGSEWFKPWRTVTGEGLANPALPELQVMIEGVFLPRRFLDLVRDFIVFEDPGDGVVVKKMAGYHQFHAVKAAVDETLRAAEMRRIAENGVAETGRYEAGRRPGGKPGDRRIGVVWHTQGSGKSLTMAFYAGRIVREPAMENPTIVVITDRNDLDDQLFGTFARCRELLRQPPVQAGSREHLRELLSVEAGGVIFTTIQKFFPEEKGDRHPALSNRRNIVVIADEAHRSQYDFIDGFARHMRDALPRASFIGFTGTPIELHDANTRAVFGDYISVYDIQRAVQDGATVAIYYESRLAKLALDEAERPKIDPDFEEATEGEEVERKEKLKTKWAQLEAVVGAEKRLKLVARDIVDHFERRLEAMDGKAMVVCMSRRICVELYRELVRLRPDWHHEDDAEGAIKVVMTGSASDPVDWLGHIRNKSRRESLAKRFRSDTDPFRIVLVRDMWLTGFDAPSLHTMYLDKPMRGHGLMQAIARVNRVFRDKPGGLVVDYLGLAQELKAALATYTESGGTGRTAIDQDEAVALMQEKYEICRGLFHPFDRSKWTTGTPVERLALLPAAQEHILKQENGKDRCLRSVRELSQAFALAVPHPEALGIRDDLAFFQAVQAVLAKRAPGDERKEEEIEHAVRQIIARAVAPAGVMDIFAAAGLARPDISILSEEFLAEVRGMPQRNLAVELLEKLLKGELRTRRRKNVVQARSFAEMLERTIRRYQNRAIEAAQVIEELIQLAREMREANARGEALGLSEEELAFYDALETNDSAVKVLGDETLRTIAREIVSTVRANVTIDWTLRENVRAQMRVLVRRILRKYGYPPDKQEKATQTVLEQAELLSGEWAST
- a CDS encoding DUF4387 family protein yields the protein MSYRILASKLGYSCPESSWEEAMKMKIDLIGADAGSMDPGPYYLGTGKSYMKPASLKRDFTLLLRAALRMNCPLLIGSLGLAGDEPHLAFMLELIREIFEEENARGLRVAVVDGHVDNRLLIGRIDELRPLGSIPALTEDDVRNSRLVAQMGIAPYITALDAGAQIVLCGRSCDVSIFAADPVRRGIDPGLAFQAAHILECGAIACDPGSASDYLIAEFRDDGSVVFIPPNPERKATVYSVAAHALYEESHPCLQYYPEGVLVMQRTEYFQDSDRTAGIRNAAFVHSPLTVKIEGSRKIGKRLVSFLPLKGEAALSRDPFLDRHLVYGLNAVERSRLLPGEQEIGILLKVSGPDRDGVEALSTVLKGFMLHFGYPGRITTAGNLAFPMSPSEVVFREADGTHTALVLAGTREPRFIEQREDIFRKILALAKEEYPAIYAGCTVDFIIAGPEKPLLFLETVEETAEEAARRHEEDLKQAEAYRDPGRPSFLRLEGADSYAWSVFHLWNNEEAIREHLFPIRLFEANGRDWRPIREMRPAYAPIGLTDYPGSLDDRVVDAIEPVAHSGEPVESRPLLDMIQVLRSKDAGINTITYDVFFKSEEEYRQALRSNAFTKGAIAKTLGVPEDRIMGTFRADPCFAVKISRYRDRISGTPGSPDVFGAQQQMKIERMSVPIYR
- the galE gene encoding UDP-glucose 4-epimerase GalE: MHVLVTGGAGFIGSHVVDLLIREGHRVTVLDTLEKGHRLAVRPEAAFVRGDCGDMDLLSRIFGEGHVDAVMHFAAYIEAGESMAFPERFFVNNTARTMILLEAMLRAGIGTFVFSSTAATYGEPRYTPIDESHPQKPTNAYGQAKLMVEQALDWLDRQRDLRFAVLRYFNAAGCSDRLGEDHRPETHLIPLVLDAALEKRPHIKVFGTDYPTPDGTCIRDYIHVEDLADAHLLTLEALGSNRSLRYNLGNGQGYSVRQVIEAARRVTGHPVPVAEEPRRPGDPAILVAGSECIRRELGWEPKHSGLDDIIESAWLWRQAHPMGYGDA
- a CDS encoding UDP-glucose--hexose-1-phosphate uridylyltransferase, coding for MFSDRSHRRLNVLTGESILVSPNRDQRPWQGLREKIPEVGRPAYDPNCYLCPGNARAGGRMNPTYEGTFAFDNDFAALQPRLHRRPERYEYGLLSAEAEGGVCRVVCFSPRHDLSLPELGIEEIEAVLAAWTDESAILGARDSIRYVQIFENKGEIMGCSNPHPHSQIWATEHIPTEPAKEFLCQRQYFQTHGRPLLLDVLIQERTAGVRIVAENEHWTAMVPFWALWPFETLLIPRRPVSRLQELEAVERLALADLLKRVTTRYDNLFEISFPYSMGFHQAPFDEEEHPEWVLHLHFYPPLLRSATVRKFMVGFEMLGMPGRDMTAEQAAARLRECSEIHYKQRQDYSGSSECTFSSPVEPDSSGAMSSTC
- the galK gene encoding galactokinase, translating into MMELQALSPGNHPSMAAGDQAGRIREAFRRHFGEPAIVVRSPGRVNLIGEHTDYNLGFALPGAVDRAIWLAASPRRDRFCRFYSVDLNDTLVLNLDKLSHSESHWANYLLGIYAELAADGRKVQGVDCAFGGNVPIASGMSSSAALECSLAFALNALYGLVMDPVALARLCQRAENRFVGVACGIMDPFASMLGRKDSLIHLDCRSYSHRYVPFKRSDVRVVLCDSQVRRTLRNSEYNLRRAQCEAGVTVLAEAFPEVWSLRDATPDMLEAVRHRLDPRVYRRCRYIMEENRRVLEVCEALERNDLQAVGTLMNATHRGLRDEYEVSCAEIDILAEAAMAVPGVLGSRMMGGGFGGCTINLVEETALGRFREAMAAVFRDRLKKSPVIHICRIDNGTTEET
- the araH gene encoding L-arabinose ABC transporter permease AraH; protein product: MNRIIEQQAESAAAVWDLKKTRINGFFKNIWANSGMVVVYVVMFIACSVFVPYFFTLRNMIGLALSITTIGMIACTMMFILAAGDLDLSVGSIVAFSGIIAATVINQTGDVYIGALAGVIGGGAVGLLNGTLIAVFNLNPLICTLATMQIVRGGAMIVSDGIAIGITVPEFFALGNESVLGIPNPIWITILIFIVFGILLNCTSYGKNILAIGGNKEASRLAGINVSRMKNAAFTLQGFVCGIAGVILSSRMTSGQPNVALGLELDVIAACVLGGVSLLGGIATIEGLLAGVLIMGTVQNVLNLLNVETFYQYVVRGSILIIAILLDQFKQHNQSAVMR